One window from the genome of Enterobacter asburiae encodes:
- the ebgA gene encoding beta-galactosidase subunit alpha — protein sequence MNRWENIQLTHENRLPPRAYFFSYDTVAQARSFAREASSRFLSLSGQWNFRFFTHPLLVPENFTSEYMADWGDITVPAMWQMEGHGQLQYTDEGFPFPVDVPRVPTDNPTGAYQRYFTLSDGWQDKQTLIKFDGVETYFEVYVNGHYIGFSKGSRLTAEFDISHAVHAGQNLLCVRVMQWADSTYIEDQDMWWTAGIFRDVYLIGKNPTHVRDVTIKTTFDEAYKNATLFCQLELENLAPHASAVSLEYALYDGEAAIHQGTTDSLIVTRSAETAFSIEVKQPQQWSAESPYLYHLVVTLKDANGQTLEVIPQRIGFRDIKVRDGLFYINNRYLKLHGVNRHDNDHQKGRAVGMDRVERDLILMKQHNINSVRTAHYPNDPRFYELCDIYGLFVMAETDVESHGFANVGDLSRITDDPVWEHVYVERIERHIHAQKNHPSIIIWSLGNESGYGCNIRAMARAAKALDDTRLLHYEEDRDAEVVDIISTMYTRVPLMNLFGEYPHAKPRIICEYAHAMGNGPGGLSEYQNVFDRHDCIQGHYVWEWCDHGIQAADASGNTYYAYGGDFGDYPNNYNFCLDGLIYSDQTPGPGLREYKQVIAPVKLRWQNGELHVENRFWFTSLDDYTLLVEVRAEGETLHSQPLTMTGLAPNSTRSVSLNLPELDEREAFLTVRISKNSRTRYSEAGHEIAVYQFPLKARTARATPFINANATPLLLEEDRLNCTVTGHNFRASVSKMTGKLSAWQVDGVDKITREPKINFFKPMIDNHKQEYEGLWQPNHLQIMQEHLRGFEIEQQDDAIVITTRTLIAPPVFDFGMRCTYRWRIAADGQINVELSGERYGDYPHIIPCIGFTLGINGEFDQVSYYGRGPGENYPDSQQASTIDLWHTAVDEMFENYPFPQNNGNRQQVRWATLANRHGSGLLVVPEQPIHFSAWHYTAENIHAAQHCNELRRSDDITLNLDHQVLGLGSNSWGSEVLDTWRVWFRPFRYGFTLLPLEGGQTAAQALLHHRFGTGFFSMNSHSEAEK from the coding sequence ATGAATCGCTGGGAAAATATTCAACTCACGCATGAGAACCGGCTCCCGCCGCGTGCGTACTTCTTCTCATATGACACCGTCGCGCAGGCTCGCTCCTTTGCCCGTGAAGCCAGCAGCCGCTTTTTATCACTCAGCGGCCAGTGGAATTTTCGTTTTTTCACCCATCCGCTGCTGGTGCCGGAAAACTTCACCTCTGAGTACATGGCCGACTGGGGCGACATAACCGTACCCGCCATGTGGCAGATGGAAGGCCACGGTCAGCTGCAGTACACCGACGAAGGCTTTCCCTTCCCGGTCGACGTCCCCCGGGTGCCCACAGATAACCCTACCGGGGCGTATCAGCGCTACTTCACGCTTTCGGACGGCTGGCAGGATAAGCAAACCCTCATCAAGTTTGACGGCGTCGAAACCTATTTCGAAGTCTACGTGAATGGTCACTACATTGGCTTTAGCAAAGGCAGCCGACTGACCGCCGAGTTTGATATCAGCCACGCGGTGCATGCCGGGCAAAACCTGCTCTGCGTGCGGGTAATGCAGTGGGCAGATTCTACCTACATTGAGGATCAGGACATGTGGTGGACGGCCGGTATTTTCCGCGACGTCTATCTGATCGGCAAAAATCCCACTCACGTGCGCGACGTCACGATCAAAACCACCTTTGACGAAGCTTACAAAAACGCCACCCTTTTCTGTCAGCTTGAGCTGGAAAACCTGGCCCCGCACGCATCAGCCGTGTCGCTGGAGTATGCCCTGTATGATGGCGAAGCAGCGATCCATCAGGGCACAACCGACAGCCTGATCGTGACCCGCAGCGCGGAAACCGCCTTTAGCATTGAGGTCAAACAGCCTCAGCAGTGGTCTGCGGAATCCCCCTATCTCTACCATCTGGTCGTAACGCTAAAAGATGCGAACGGGCAGACGCTGGAGGTTATCCCGCAGCGTATCGGTTTTCGCGACATCAAGGTGCGCGACGGTCTGTTCTACATCAACAATCGCTACCTGAAGCTGCACGGCGTAAACCGTCACGACAACGATCACCAGAAAGGCCGCGCCGTGGGCATGGATCGGGTCGAGCGCGACCTGATCCTGATGAAGCAACACAACATCAATTCGGTGCGCACCGCCCACTACCCCAACGATCCGCGCTTCTACGAGCTGTGCGACATCTACGGCCTGTTCGTGATGGCGGAGACGGATGTGGAATCCCACGGCTTTGCCAACGTCGGCGACCTGAGCCGCATCACGGACGATCCGGTGTGGGAACATGTCTACGTTGAGCGTATCGAACGCCATATTCACGCGCAGAAAAACCATCCTTCAATCATCATCTGGTCGCTTGGAAACGAGTCCGGCTACGGCTGCAATATCCGCGCCATGGCGCGGGCCGCAAAGGCGCTGGACGACACGCGCCTGCTGCATTACGAAGAAGATCGCGACGCCGAGGTGGTGGATATCATCTCTACCATGTACACCCGCGTGCCGCTGATGAACCTGTTCGGCGAGTATCCCCACGCCAAACCACGGATTATCTGCGAATACGCCCACGCGATGGGCAACGGCCCCGGCGGTCTGAGCGAGTATCAAAACGTCTTCGATCGCCACGACTGCATTCAGGGCCACTACGTCTGGGAATGGTGCGACCACGGTATTCAGGCGGCAGATGCCAGCGGCAATACGTATTACGCCTACGGCGGTGACTTTGGTGATTATCCGAACAACTACAACTTCTGCCTCGACGGGCTGATCTACTCCGACCAAACGCCGGGTCCGGGCCTGCGCGAATATAAGCAGGTGATTGCCCCGGTCAAGCTGCGCTGGCAGAACGGCGAGCTGCACGTTGAAAATCGCTTCTGGTTCACCAGCCTGGATGATTACACCCTGCTCGTTGAGGTGCGTGCCGAAGGTGAAACCCTGCACAGCCAGCCGCTGACAATGACCGGGCTGGCCCCCAACAGCACCCGCAGCGTGAGCCTGAACCTGCCCGAACTCGACGAGCGCGAAGCGTTCCTGACCGTGCGCATCAGCAAAAACAGCCGCACCCGCTATAGCGAGGCGGGACACGAGATTGCGGTGTATCAGTTCCCGCTTAAAGCGCGCACGGCTCGCGCTACGCCGTTTATTAACGCCAACGCCACGCCGCTGCTGCTGGAAGAGGACCGCCTGAACTGTACCGTGACCGGACATAATTTCCGCGCAAGCGTCTCAAAAATGACGGGAAAACTCAGCGCCTGGCAGGTTGACGGTGTAGATAAGATTACCCGCGAACCGAAGATTAATTTCTTCAAGCCGATGATTGATAACCACAAGCAGGAGTATGAGGGGCTATGGCAACCCAACCACCTGCAGATTATGCAGGAGCATCTGCGCGGTTTTGAGATCGAGCAGCAGGACGATGCGATCGTCATTACAACCCGCACGCTGATTGCTCCGCCGGTGTTTGATTTTGGTATGCGCTGCACCTACCGCTGGCGCATTGCCGCCGACGGGCAAATTAACGTTGAGCTGAGCGGTGAACGCTACGGTGATTACCCGCACATTATCCCGTGCATCGGCTTTACCCTCGGCATCAACGGCGAATTCGACCAGGTGAGCTACTACGGACGCGGCCCCGGAGAGAACTACCCGGACAGCCAGCAGGCCAGCACCATAGACCTGTGGCACACCGCGGTGGACGAGATGTTCGAAAACTACCCGTTCCCGCAGAACAACGGCAACCGCCAGCAGGTGCGCTGGGCAACGCTCGCCAACCGTCACGGCAGCGGTCTTCTGGTGGTGCCTGAACAGCCCATCCATTTCAGCGCCTGGCACTATACGGCAGAGAACATCCACGCCGCGCAGCACTGCAACGAACTGCGTCGCAGCGATGACATCACCCTCAACCTCGATCATCAGGTACTGGGCTTAGGCTCCAACTCCTGGGGAAGCGAAGTGCTGGATACCTGGCGCGTCTGGTTCAGGCCGTTCCGCTACGGCTTCACCCTGCTCCCGCTGGAAGGCGGACAAACCGCCGCGCAGGCACTGTTACACCATCGGTTCGGCACCGGTTTCTTCTCCATGAATTCGCACAGCGAGGCAGAAAAATGA
- the tal gene encoding transaldolase, which yields MNQLDGIKKFTTVVADSGDIESIRHYQPEDATTNPSLLLKAAGLAHFSHLIDDAIAYGKQRGKTQEQQVAEASDKLAVNFGAEILKSIPGRVSTEVDARLSFDKEKSINKARRLVELYQDQGIDKSRILIKLASTWEGIRAAEVLEKEGIHCNLTLLFSFAQARACAEAGVFLVSPFVGRIYDWYQAKQPMDPYVVDEDPGVKSVRNIYDYYKQHRYETIVMGASFRRTEQILALAGCDRLTISPNLLQELQDKEETVIRKLVPTSTVLPKPKTMTEAEFRWEHNQDAMAVEKLAEGIRLFAVDQRKLEDLLAAKL from the coding sequence ATGAACCAGCTAGACGGCATCAAAAAATTCACCACCGTGGTTGCAGACAGCGGCGATATCGAGTCGATTCGCCACTATCAGCCGGAGGATGCGACCACCAACCCTTCGCTGCTGCTCAAAGCGGCAGGGCTTGCCCATTTTAGTCATCTGATTGATGACGCCATTGCCTACGGTAAACAGCGCGGGAAAACGCAGGAGCAGCAGGTCGCCGAAGCCAGCGACAAGCTGGCGGTTAATTTTGGTGCGGAAATTCTTAAAAGCATCCCGGGACGCGTCTCAACCGAAGTCGACGCCCGCCTCTCGTTCGATAAAGAAAAGAGCATTAATAAGGCGCGTCGTCTGGTTGAGCTCTACCAGGATCAGGGCATCGATAAATCACGCATTCTGATCAAGCTCGCCTCCACCTGGGAAGGCATCCGCGCGGCAGAGGTACTGGAAAAAGAGGGCATCCACTGCAACCTGACGCTGCTGTTCTCGTTTGCCCAGGCGCGCGCCTGCGCTGAAGCGGGCGTGTTCCTCGTTTCGCCGTTTGTCGGGCGCATCTACGACTGGTATCAGGCGAAACAGCCGATGGATCCGTACGTGGTGGATGAGGATCCGGGTGTGAAATCGGTCCGTAATATCTACGACTATTACAAACAGCACCGCTACGAAACCATCGTGATGGGGGCCAGCTTCCGCCGTACCGAGCAGATCCTCGCCCTGGCAGGCTGCGACCGCCTGACCATCTCCCCTAACCTGCTCCAGGAGCTACAGGACAAAGAAGAAACGGTGATCCGCAAGCTGGTGCCGACCTCCACCGTTCTGCCAAAACCGAAAACCATGACCGAAGCGGAGTTCCGCTGGGAGCACAACCAGGACGCCATGGCCGTGGAAAAACTGGCGGAAGGTATCCGCCTGTTCGCCGTCGACCAGCGCAAACTTGAAGATCTTCTCGCCGCCAAACTTTAA
- the ebgR gene encoding transcriptional regulator EbgR translates to MATLKDIATEAGVSLATVSRVLNDDPTLNVKEETKHRILEIAEKLEYKSTTSRKMQSAAVGQQHILALYSYQQELEINDPYYLAIRHGIETQCEKLGVELSNCYASATLPESKKLTGVLIVGKPSSATRRSAMALTDNVCFIDFHEPGSAFDSVDIDLSRISKQIVDFFIDQGVKRIGFIGGEDEPGKADIREAAFVEYGRLKGVVSEQDIWRGGFSSSSGYELAKTMLAQTSWPTALFVASDSIAIGVLRAIHEKGLAIPEDISLISVNDIPTARFTFPPLSTVRIHSEMMGSQGVNLLLEKSRDGRALPLQVFVPSVLKLRGTTR, encoded by the coding sequence ATGGCTACGCTCAAAGACATCGCGACGGAGGCTGGCGTTTCGCTGGCGACGGTATCCCGGGTTTTAAACGATGACCCAACGTTGAACGTAAAAGAAGAGACCAAACACCGCATTCTGGAGATTGCGGAAAAGCTGGAATACAAGAGCACAACGTCCCGCAAAATGCAGTCTGCCGCGGTGGGTCAGCAACACATTCTGGCACTCTACAGCTACCAGCAAGAGCTGGAGATTAACGACCCTTACTACCTTGCCATCCGCCACGGCATCGAGACGCAGTGTGAAAAACTGGGCGTGGAACTGAGCAACTGTTACGCCAGTGCCACCCTGCCGGAGAGTAAAAAACTGACCGGCGTACTGATTGTGGGCAAGCCTTCATCGGCCACTCGCCGTAGCGCAATGGCCCTGACGGACAACGTCTGCTTTATCGATTTTCACGAGCCCGGCAGCGCGTTCGATTCCGTCGACATTGACCTCTCGCGCATCAGCAAGCAGATCGTTGATTTCTTTATCGATCAGGGTGTTAAGCGCATTGGCTTTATCGGTGGGGAAGACGAACCCGGCAAAGCCGATATCCGCGAAGCCGCTTTTGTCGAGTATGGCCGTTTGAAAGGAGTGGTGTCAGAACAGGATATCTGGCGCGGCGGTTTTTCCAGCTCATCCGGATACGAACTGGCAAAAACCATGCTCGCACAGACAAGCTGGCCAACCGCCCTGTTTGTGGCCTCAGATTCGATAGCCATCGGCGTCTTGCGCGCTATCCATGAAAAAGGGCTGGCGATCCCGGAGGACATTTCGCTCATTAGCGTGAACGATATCCCGACCGCCCGCTTCACCTTCCCGCCGCTCTCTACCGTACGCATCCACTCTGAAATGATGGGCAGCCAGGGGGTTAACCTGCTGCTGGAAAAATCCCGCGACGGCCGGGCGCTGCCGCTGCAGGTCTTCGTGCCGAGCGTGCTGAAACTGCGCGGCACCACCCGTTAA
- a CDS encoding tRNA-binding protein — MDTIAYDDFAKLEIRVGTIVDVKRHANADKLYIAQIDVGGKTLQTVTSLVPYYREEELMGKTVVVLCNLAKAKMRGETSECMLLCAETDDASESVLLTPERAMAAGVRVV; from the coding sequence ATGGACACGATAGCTTACGATGACTTTGCAAAGCTGGAGATCCGCGTGGGGACGATCGTGGACGTTAAGCGCCACGCTAACGCAGATAAACTCTATATCGCGCAGATTGATGTGGGCGGAAAAACGCTGCAAACCGTCACCAGCCTGGTGCCCTATTACCGGGAAGAGGAGTTGATGGGAAAAACGGTGGTGGTGCTGTGCAATCTGGCGAAAGCTAAAATGCGCGGCGAAACGTCTGAATGCATGTTGCTCTGCGCGGAAACCGATGACGCCAGCGAAAGCGTGCTGTTAACGCCGGAGCGGGCGATGGCGGCGGGTGTGCGGGTGGTATAA
- the tkt gene encoding transketolase, which produces MSRKELANAIRALSMDAVQKANSGHPGAPMGMADIAEVLWNDFLKHNPNDPTWYDRDRFILSNGHASMLLYSLLHLSGYDLPLEELKNFRQLHSKTPGHPEIGYTPGVETTTGPLGQGLANAVGLAIAERTLAAQFNQPDHEIVDHYTYVFMGDGCLMEGISHEVCSLAGTLGLGKLIGFYDHNGISIDGETEGWFTDDTAKRFEAYHWHVVHEIDGHDPEAVKKAIQEAQSVKDKPSLIICRTVIGFGSPNKAGKEEAHGAALGDEEVALTRQKLGWKYPPFEIPKEIYRAWDAREDGEKAQHAWNDKFAAYKKAHPELAAEFSRRMSGGLPEDWDDKTQALIENLQSNPAKIATRKASQNTLNAIGPILPELLGGSADLAPSNLTIWSGSKSLKEDIAGNYIHYGVREFGMTAIANGIAHHGGFVPYTATFLMFVEYARNAARMAALMKARQIMVYTHDSIGLGEDGPTHQAVEQLASLRLTPNFSTWRPCDQVEAAVGWKLAVERHNGPTALILSRQNLAQIERTPEQVKNIARGGYILKDSGGKPDVILIATGSEVEITVKAAEKLTAEGHAVRVVSLPSTDIFDAQDEAYRESVLPSSVAARVAVEAGIADYWYKYVGLKGAIVGMRGYGESAPADKLFPYFGFTVENVVEKALSVI; this is translated from the coding sequence ATGTCCCGTAAAGAGCTAGCCAATGCCATTCGCGCCCTCAGCATGGATGCCGTGCAGAAAGCCAATTCCGGCCACCCCGGCGCGCCAATGGGCATGGCTGATATTGCCGAAGTGCTGTGGAACGATTTTCTGAAGCACAACCCGAATGACCCCACCTGGTACGATCGCGACCGCTTTATTCTCTCCAACGGTCACGCCTCAATGCTGCTCTACAGCCTGCTGCACCTTTCCGGCTACGACCTGCCGCTTGAGGAGCTGAAAAACTTCCGCCAGCTGCACTCCAAAACGCCGGGTCACCCGGAGATTGGCTATACGCCAGGGGTGGAGACCACCACCGGGCCACTCGGTCAGGGGCTGGCCAATGCGGTTGGGCTGGCGATTGCCGAACGCACGCTGGCGGCGCAGTTTAACCAGCCGGACCATGAGATTGTCGACCATTACACCTACGTGTTTATGGGCGACGGCTGCCTGATGGAAGGGATCTCCCACGAGGTCTGCTCCCTGGCGGGCACGCTGGGGCTTGGCAAGCTGATCGGCTTCTACGATCACAACGGCATCTCCATCGACGGGGAGACCGAAGGCTGGTTTACCGACGACACGGCAAAACGCTTCGAAGCCTACCACTGGCACGTGGTGCATGAGATCGACGGTCACGACCCTGAGGCGGTGAAAAAAGCGATTCAGGAAGCGCAGAGCGTGAAGGACAAACCGTCCCTGATTATCTGCCGCACGGTGATCGGCTTCGGCTCGCCGAACAAGGCGGGCAAAGAAGAGGCGCACGGCGCGGCGCTGGGTGACGAGGAAGTGGCGCTGACCCGGCAGAAGCTGGGCTGGAAATACCCGCCGTTTGAGATCCCGAAAGAGATCTACAGAGCCTGGGATGCCCGTGAAGACGGTGAGAAAGCCCAACACGCCTGGAACGATAAATTTGCCGCTTACAAAAAAGCGCATCCGGAGCTGGCGGCCGAGTTTTCCCGCCGCATGAGCGGCGGTCTGCCGGAAGACTGGGACGATAAAACCCAGGCGCTGATTGAAAACCTGCAGTCCAACCCGGCGAAAATCGCCACCCGTAAGGCGTCGCAAAATACGCTGAACGCAATCGGCCCTATCCTCCCCGAACTGCTCGGCGGCTCGGCGGACCTGGCGCCAAGCAACCTGACGATCTGGTCCGGCTCGAAATCGCTTAAAGAGGACATCGCCGGGAACTACATCCACTACGGCGTGCGCGAGTTCGGCATGACCGCCATTGCCAACGGCATCGCCCATCACGGCGGGTTTGTGCCGTACACCGCCACCTTCCTGATGTTTGTCGAGTACGCCCGTAACGCGGCGCGCATGGCGGCGCTGATGAAGGCGCGGCAGATAATGGTCTACACCCATGACTCCATCGGGCTGGGGGAAGACGGGCCCACGCACCAGGCGGTTGAACAGCTGGCGAGCCTGCGCCTGACGCCCAACTTCAGCACCTGGCGTCCGTGCGATCAGGTCGAAGCGGCGGTGGGCTGGAAGCTGGCGGTGGAACGCCACAATGGCCCAACGGCATTAATTCTGTCACGCCAGAACCTGGCGCAGATTGAGCGTACCCCGGAGCAGGTGAAAAACATCGCCCGCGGCGGCTACATTCTGAAGGACAGCGGCGGCAAGCCGGACGTGATCCTGATTGCCACCGGTTCCGAGGTAGAAATCACGGTGAAAGCGGCGGAGAAACTGACCGCCGAAGGACACGCGGTGCGCGTGGTGTCCCTGCCTTCTACGGATATTTTTGACGCCCAGGACGAGGCGTACCGGGAATCGGTCCTGCCGTCCAGCGTCGCGGCTCGCGTGGCGGTGGAAGCCGGTATTGCCGACTACTGGTACAAGTATGTCGGGCTCAAAGGGGCGATTGTCGGCATGCGGGGCTACGGTGAGTCCGCCCCTGCCGATAAGCTGTTCCCGTACTTCGGCTTTACCGTTGAGAACGTGGTGGAGAAGGCGCTGAGCGTGATCTAG
- the ygjJ gene encoding protein YgjJ, which yields MKIKEKTIGALAALSFCCPSFAAEEARPAEHDDTKTPEMTSPSFRFYGELGVGGYMDLEGQNKHKYSDGTYIEGGLEMKHGHWFGLIYGEGWTVQADHQGNAWVPDHSWGGFEGGLNRFYGGYKTDGNTEIMLSLRQDSSLDDLQWWGDFTPDLGYVIPNTRDIMYALKVQNRSGNLRYSVTATPAGHHDESKAWLHFGKYDRYDDKYTYPAMANGYIQYDIVKDVTWMNGLEVTDGTGQLFLTGILSPNLAARAWHHTGRASGRDVSGTETGYMVSAMIEALKGVYLSTAYSYAKHRPDNAADETTSFMQFGIWYEYGGGRFATAADSRFYMKNASGDPSDQVFLMQYFYW from the coding sequence ATGAAAATTAAAGAGAAAACGATTGGGGCACTCGCTGCCCTCTCCTTCTGCTGCCCGTCATTTGCCGCAGAAGAGGCTCGGCCAGCGGAGCACGACGATACCAAAACGCCGGAAATGACCTCTCCATCATTTCGTTTTTATGGCGAACTGGGGGTTGGCGGATATATGGATTTAGAGGGCCAGAATAAGCATAAATACAGTGACGGCACCTATATTGAGGGCGGTCTGGAAATGAAGCACGGGCACTGGTTCGGCCTGATTTACGGTGAGGGCTGGACCGTACAGGCTGACCATCAGGGGAACGCCTGGGTGCCCGACCACAGCTGGGGCGGGTTCGAAGGTGGGCTTAACCGCTTTTACGGCGGCTACAAAACTGACGGCAACACCGAAATCATGCTCAGCCTGCGTCAGGACTCCTCCCTCGATGACCTGCAGTGGTGGGGGGATTTCACGCCCGATCTGGGATATGTGATCCCCAACACCCGCGACATTATGTACGCGCTCAAGGTACAGAACCGCTCCGGTAACCTGCGCTACAGCGTCACCGCCACGCCTGCGGGGCACCATGACGAGAGTAAAGCCTGGCTGCATTTTGGCAAATACGATCGCTATGACGATAAATATACCTATCCGGCGATGGCCAACGGCTATATCCAGTATGACATCGTCAAAGACGTCACCTGGATGAACGGCCTGGAGGTCACCGACGGGACCGGTCAACTCTTCCTGACCGGCATTCTGTCGCCCAACCTGGCGGCGCGCGCCTGGCATCACACCGGACGCGCCAGCGGCAGGGACGTCTCCGGCACAGAGACCGGGTATATGGTCAGCGCCATGATTGAAGCGTTAAAAGGCGTCTATCTCTCCACCGCTTACAGCTATGCAAAGCATCGCCCGGACAATGCCGCCGATGAAACGACCTCGTTTATGCAGTTCGGTATCTGGTACGAGTACGGCGGTGGCCGTTTTGCTACCGCGGCCGACAGCCGCTTCTACATGAAAAATGCCTCCGGCGACCCGAGCGACCAGGTCTTCCTGATGCAATATTTCTACTGGTAA
- a CDS encoding beta-galactosidase subunit beta, with translation MIVLDSLEQFQQRYRTGRKWQRCTEAINNIDHIQPGVAHSIGDSLAYRVTHDASTDALFVGHRRYFEVHYYLQGAQKIEYAAKDALQLVECYRDETDREYLKGVGQTEQVREGQIVICENHEAYRFISETPAKKVVLYVTIEDGYFHNK, from the coding sequence ATGATCGTTCTCGACAGCCTGGAACAGTTCCAGCAGCGTTATCGCACGGGCCGTAAATGGCAGCGCTGCACAGAGGCCATTAACAATATCGACCACATCCAGCCCGGCGTTGCCCATTCGATTGGCGACTCTCTGGCCTATCGCGTGACACATGATGCCAGCACCGACGCGCTGTTCGTCGGCCATCGCCGCTATTTCGAGGTGCATTACTACCTGCAGGGCGCGCAGAAAATTGAGTACGCTGCAAAAGACGCCCTTCAGCTTGTGGAGTGCTACCGGGATGAAACCGACCGCGAATACCTGAAAGGCGTGGGTCAAACCGAACAGGTGCGCGAGGGACAGATCGTGATTTGTGAAAACCACGAGGCGTATCGCTTTATCAGCGAAACGCCTGCTAAAAAAGTCGTCCTCTATGTGACCATCGAAGACGGCTATTTCCATAACAAATAA
- a CDS encoding amino acid permease, which yields MSETTKRNTIGKFGLLSLTFAAVFSFNNVINNNIELGLASAPMFFLATLFYFIPFCLIIAEFVSLNKNSEAGVYAWVKSSLGGRWAFITAYTYWFVNLFFFTSLLPRVIAYASYAFLGYEYILTPFATTILSMVLFAFSTWVSTNGAKMLGPITSVTSTLMLLLTLSYILLAGAALMGGVQPADPITVDAMIPNFNWAFLGITTWIFMAAGGAESVAVYVNDVKGGSKSFVRVIILAGIFIGVLYSISSVLINVFISSKELKFTGGSVQVFHGLAVWFGLPEVLMNRFVGLVSFTAMFGSLLMWTATPVKIFFSEIPSGIFGPKTVALNENGVPARAAWIQYLIVIPLMIIPTMGSNTAQELMNTVINMTAAASMLPPLFIMLAYLNLRRKLDHLPRDFKMGSRTTGMVVVSMLIVIFAIGFVASTFPTGANILTIIFYNVGGIVLFLGFAWWKYSKYVRGLSKEQQQIEASPASNIN from the coding sequence ATGTCTGAAACTACCAAGCGTAATACCATCGGCAAATTCGGCCTGCTGTCGCTGACGTTTGCCGCCGTATTTAGTTTTAATAACGTTATCAACAACAATATCGAGCTGGGCCTCGCCTCGGCGCCGATGTTCTTTTTAGCCACCCTGTTCTACTTCATTCCTTTCTGCTTAATCATCGCGGAGTTTGTCTCCCTGAATAAAAACTCCGAAGCCGGGGTGTACGCCTGGGTGAAAAGCTCGCTGGGCGGGCGCTGGGCGTTTATTACTGCCTACACCTACTGGTTCGTAAACCTGTTCTTCTTTACCTCGTTATTACCGCGCGTTATTGCCTACGCCTCTTACGCCTTTTTGGGCTATGAGTACATTCTTACGCCGTTCGCCACCACGATACTGAGCATGGTGCTGTTCGCCTTCTCGACCTGGGTGTCCACCAACGGGGCGAAAATGCTGGGGCCGATCACGTCTGTGACCTCAACGCTGATGCTGCTGCTGACCCTCTCCTATATTCTGCTGGCCGGTGCGGCGCTGATGGGCGGTGTGCAGCCAGCCGACCCGATTACCGTTGACGCGATGATCCCGAACTTTAACTGGGCGTTTCTTGGCATCACTACCTGGATATTTATGGCCGCCGGGGGCGCAGAGTCCGTTGCGGTATACGTTAACGACGTGAAGGGCGGATCAAAATCCTTCGTCAGGGTGATCATTCTGGCGGGGATTTTCATCGGCGTGCTCTATTCCATCTCCTCGGTGCTGATTAACGTCTTTATCAGCAGCAAAGAGCTGAAGTTCACCGGTGGTTCGGTACAGGTGTTCCACGGCCTGGCGGTATGGTTTGGCCTGCCGGAAGTGCTGATGAACCGCTTTGTCGGCCTGGTCTCCTTTACCGCGATGTTCGGTTCCCTGCTGATGTGGACGGCGACCCCGGTCAAAATCTTCTTCTCTGAAATTCCGAGCGGCATCTTTGGGCCAAAAACCGTGGCGCTGAACGAGAATGGCGTCCCGGCGCGCGCGGCGTGGATCCAGTATTTGATCGTCATTCCGTTAATGATTATCCCAACCATGGGATCGAACACCGCGCAGGAGCTGATGAATACGGTCATCAACATGACCGCGGCCGCGTCAATGTTACCGCCGCTGTTCATCATGCTGGCTTACCTGAACCTGCGTCGTAAGCTCGACCATCTCCCGCGTGATTTCAAAATGGGCTCACGCACCACGGGGATGGTGGTGGTGTCGATGCTGATTGTGATTTTTGCCATCGGCTTTGTGGCCTCAACCTTCCCCACCGGTGCCAATATTCTGACGATTATTTTCTATAACGTCGGTGGCATTGTCTTATTCCTCGGATTTGCCTGGTGGAAATACAGCAAATACGTCAGGGGATTATCAAAAGAACAACAACAAATAGAAGCGTCACCTGCCTCAAATATTAATTAA